Proteins found in one Clostridia bacterium genomic segment:
- a CDS encoding phosphoribosyltransferase family protein: protein MKKTHLSWQDIEELVDALVGKLDGEFDALLCITRGGMVPACLISERIDQRNILAAAVMFYTGIGKTLDKPVFLQFPADPYLAGKRVLVVDDVWDSGRTVVAVKQRIEQVGGVPSVAVLHYKPTQSAFPDLKPDYYGATVDGWIVYPWDPARLAQLAEARVKAMADEGRDGLE, encoded by the coding sequence TTGAAGAAGACGCATCTGTCGTGGCAAGACATCGAGGAGCTAGTTGACGCACTAGTAGGGAAACTGGATGGGGAATTCGATGCCCTATTGTGCATAACCCGCGGAGGCATGGTGCCGGCATGCCTGATTTCCGAGAGAATCGACCAGAGAAACATCCTCGCCGCGGCGGTGATGTTCTACACCGGGATAGGCAAGACGTTGGACAAACCTGTATTCCTCCAGTTCCCAGCTGATCCGTACCTCGCCGGAAAGCGAGTGCTTGTGGTGGATGATGTGTGGGATTCGGGCAGGACTGTGGTAGCTGTGAAACAGCGAATCGAACAGGTGGGCGGTGTTCCCAGTGTGGCGGTGCTGCACTACAAACCCACCCAATCCGCCTTTCCCGACCTGAAGCCCGATTACTACGGCGCCACAGTGGACGGCTGGATCGTTTACCCCTGGGACCCCGCTCGCCTCGCGCAACTTGCGGAGGCACGGGTGAAGGCCATGGCTGATGAAGGAAGGGACGGGTTGGAATGA